A stretch of the Capricornis sumatraensis isolate serow.1 chromosome 19, serow.2, whole genome shotgun sequence genome encodes the following:
- the LOC138095552 gene encoding ribosomal RNA processing protein 36 homolog — protein sequence MPRASSRGGAVAGPPSGARDDGSLQNGTSHMSLEELLELQSQVGTKAYKQLVTGGSTKKQNCRPPVQKACVADKHRPLEMSAKVRVPFLRQVVPISKKVARDPRFDDLSGEYNPEVFDKTYPFLDDIRAREKELVKKQLKKRRSGEEHEKLQHLLQRMEQQEMAQKERKRQQELRLALKQERRAQAQQGHRPYFLKKSEQRQLVLAEKFKELKRSKKLESFLSRKRR from the coding sequence ATGCCGAGAGCAAGCTCCCGTGGCGGGGCGGTTGCAGGGCCTCCCAGCGGGGCTCGGGATGATGGGAGCCTGCAGAATGGCACATCTCACATGTCATTAGAGGAGCTGTTGGAATTGCAGAGCCAAGTGGGGACTAAAGCCTACAAACAACTGGTAACAGGAGGCAGCACTAAGAAGCAGAATTGTAGACCACCTGTCCAAAAAGCGTGTGTTGCAGATAAGCACAGGCCTCTGGAAATGTCAGCCAAGGTCCGGGTGCCATTTTTGCGTCAGGTTGTCCCCATCAGTAAGAAGGTAGCCCGGGACCCCCGCTTTGATGATCTGTCAGGGGAGTATAATCCTGAGGTGTTTGATAAAACATATCCATTCCTAGATGACATCCGAGCCAGAGAGAAAGAGCTGGTGAAAAAGCAGCTGAAGAAGCGCCGTTCAGGGGAGGAGCATGAGAAACTACAGCACCTGCTTCAGCGAATGGAGCAGCAAGAAATGGCCCAGAAGGAACGAAAGCGGCAGCAGGAGCTGCGCCTCGCCCTGAAGCAGGAGCGGCGGGCTCAGGCCCAGCAGGGCCATCGGCCATACTtcctgaagaaatctgagcagcgCCAGCTGGTCCTGGCTGAGAAGTTTAAGGAGCTGAAACGAAGCAAGAAGCTAGAGAGCTTCTTGAGTCGAAAGAGGCGCTGA